A single window of Kwoniella dejecticola CBS 10117 chromosome 8, complete sequence DNA harbors:
- a CDS encoding ferrochelatase — MGGPSTIPEVHDFLSRLFHDHDLIPLPFQSVLAPVIAKRRTPQIEKQYTDIGGGSPILKWTKLQGEEMCKLLDELNPETAPHKPYVAFRYAKPLTEDCLEEMKADGVTRAIAFTQYPQYSCSTTGSSLNELYRLAKKDGYGDKGSIQWSVLDRWPTNEGLVEAFAHNVKTALQQYPEERRKDVVIMFSAHSLPLEIVNRGDPYTAEVAATVHAVMSKLNFSNPYRLTWQSKVGPKAWQGPQTASAIEGFAKIGKKDICLVPIAFTSDHIETLYELDIEVQEEAEKLGIHLTRASSLNDSPIFIRAIADLVSNHLRDFEAGKIGPTGQQLLLRCPGCKNPKCGKTKEWLATGGLGDAVAAQS; from the exons ATGGGTGGTCCTTCCACC ATCCCAGAAGTACACGATTTCCTCTCGCGATTATTCCACGACCACGAcctcattccccttcccttTCAATCAGTCCTCGCTCCAGTCATTGCCAAACGACGTACCCCGCAAATCGAGAAACAATATACCGACATAGGCGGCGGCTCACCGATCTTGAAATGGACCAAACTCCAAGGTGAAGAGATGTGTAAATTACTGGACGAGCTCAATCCTGAGACGGCACCGCACAAGCCTTACGTAGCGTTCAGATACGCTAAACCCCTGACGGAGGACTGTTtagaagagatgaaagcggaTGGAGTTACAAGGGCGATCGCATTCACTCAATATCCTCAATACAGTTGTTCAACGACAGGAAGTTCGCTCAATGAGCTGTATAGACTAGCTAAGAAAGATGGGTATGGGGATAAGGGGAGTATACAGTGGAGTGTGCTGGATAGGTGGCCTACGAATGAAGGCTTAGTAGAG GCATTCGCACATAATGTCAAGACTGCGTTGCAACAATACCCggaagaaaggcggaaagACGTAGTCATCATGTTTTCCGCGCACTCTCTGCCTCTTGAAATCGTCAA TCGAGGAGACCCATACACCGCCGAAGTCGCCGCTACAGTGCATGCCGTTATGAGCAAATTGAATTTCTCCAACCC ATATCGTCTGACATGGCAGTCGAAAGTCGGCCCAAAAGCATGGCAAGGTCCTCAAACAGCCTCAGCAATCGAAGGCTTCGCCAAGATCGGTAAAAAGGATATATGTTTAGTGCCTATAGCGTTTACAAGTGATCACATTGAGACGTTGTATGAGCTGGACATTGAAGTTCAAGAAGAGGCCGAGAAG CTCGGTATCCACCTTACACGAGCATCGTCATTAAATGACTCTCCGATATTCATCCGGGCCATCGCTGATTTAGTGTCGAACCACTTGAGAGACTTCGAAGCTGGAAAGATTGGTCCGACGGGACAACAATTGTTATTGCGTTGTCCGGGTTGTAAGAACCCCAAATGCGGCAAGACCAAGGAATGGTTAGCAACTGGAGGATTGGGTGATGCAGTTGCAGCGCAAAGCTGA